Sequence from the uncultured Flavobacterium sp. genome:
TCAAATTTAGCTCTGTCTGCAAAATAATCAGTATTTGTAACGACTTCAATTCCTTCAAGTAAACCTTCGATTAGTTTATTGTACCCGCCAATTGGAATTCCCTGATATTTATCGTTAAAATAATTATTATCGAAAGTAAATCTAACCGGAAGTCTTTTTATAATAAAAGCCGGTAATTCAGTAGCTTTTCGTCCCCACTGTTTTTCCGTATATTCTTTAATGAAATTATCGTAAATGTCTTTTCCGGCAAGACTTAAAGCTTGTTCTTCCAGATTTTGAGGATTTTCGACTCCATACATTGCAACTTGTTCCTCAATCTTTGCTTTTGCTTCCTGAGGTGTTTTTGTACCCCAAAGCTGATAAAAAGTATTCATGTTAAAAGGTAAATTGTATAATTTTCCTTTTGATAATGATAATGGAGAATTGACGTAATTATTAAATTCAACAAATTGATTTACATAATCCCACAATCCTTTATCGTTGGTATGAAATATATGTGCACCATATTTATGAACATTAATTCCTTCAATATTTTCACAATATACATTTCCGCCGGTATGCTCTCTTTTGTCAATAACCAGACATTTTTTTCCTGCTTTTGTTGCTTCATGGGCGAACACACTTCCAAAGAGTCCTGACCCAATTATTAAATAATCATATTGCTTTTTCATGACGTAAAAATAGATATTAATTAGTAAATTGCAACAAATTTTATAAAAGCATCAATGACAGGAAAAATACAAGTTGGTTATCTGGTTTCGTACGATTATGAATTGCTAAAGAATGCATTACCAACGACATACAAAGATGCAGACACGATTTTCTTAGCTATTGATAAAAACAGAAACACCTGGAATGGAGGGACTTTCACTATTGAAAATTCTTTTTTTGAATGGCTTGAAGCTTTTGATGTTGACAAAAAAGTAGTCATTTATGAAGATGATTTCTATGTTCCTGAACTAACAACAATGCAATGTGAAATTAGAGAGCGCAAGATGCTTTCTGAAAAAATGGGTATTGGAAATTGGTTAATCCAAATAGATTGTGACGAGTACTTTATTGATTTTAAGAAGTTTGTTTCGGATTTAAGAAAGTACGATTCTTATTTAGAGAATCCTCTGAAAAAATCAATTCAAATTGCTGCATTTTGGATTATTTTATACAAATATACTCCAGAAGGAATTTTATATGTTGACAAACCAACAAAAGCAATCTTCGCTACAAATAATCCTCAATATGTTGTTGGCCGCCGAATAAAAGGACAGGTTATTTATACCAATAATATTGTTTTGCACGAATCATTGTCACGAACAGAAGAAGAATTACGTTTTAAATTCGAAAACTGGGGACATAATACTGATACCAATAAAGATTTCTTGAATAAGTGGATTGCTGTAAATGAAAATAACTATAAAGAATATAGCGATTTCTATTATATCGAACCGGAAAGATGGAAAAAGCTGGATTATTTTCCAACAAAAGATATTAAGACAATTAGAGATATTGTAGAAAAATCTGAAAATTTAAACATTCCAAAAACGAAATTATTCTTTAAGAATTTCGGGCAATGGTTTAAATATTTACTAAAATAAGATTGTTGTATTTTATTGCAATAATTGATTAAAATTGAAAAATTGAAAAAGAGCATAATTCTAAATACTTCTTTTATATCCGATCACAAGGAATTACTTAAAGCCATTGAAAACTTCGATTCAAGCGGAACTCTTTTTGGTAATGGCGATCGTAATCAAATTAAACTTTTTAAGATTGATGATAAAACAGTCAATATTAAGTCGTTTAAAGTTCCTCATTTAATTAATAAAATTGCTTACAAATATTTTAGAAAATCAAAAGCGAGACGCTCTTACGAGTATGCTAATGCGTTATTAAAATTTGGAATTGGAACTCCAAGTCCAATTGCTTTTTGCGAAAATTTTTCGATTGTTGGTTTAGATAAAAGTTATTATGCGAGCGAACATCTTACTTGCGATTTGACTTATAGAGAACTTGTAGAAGTTCCTGATTTTCCGGATCATGATGCTATTTTAAGGCAGTTTACGAAGTTTACTTTTGATTTGCACGAAAAAGGAGTGGAGTTTTTGGATCATTCACCTGGAAATACTTTGATTAAAAAAGTAAGTGAAAATAAATACGAATTTTTCCTTGTTGATTTAAACCGAATGAATTTTCATGATTCGATGAGTTTTGAGCAGCGTATGAATAATTTTAGCCGTTTAACGCCTCAAAAAGGAATGATTGCAACAATGAGCAATGAATACGCAAAGTTTTATAAAGATAAAACTGAAGCTGAAATTTTCGAAAAAATGTGGCAGGCAACTTCTGATTTTCAAGAAGGATTTGCAAAAAAGAAAAGACTTAAAAAGAAACTTAAATTCTGGAAAAAATCTTAGCTTTTTGCTCTGATTTTTTTAAGTTCCTGAAAACGTACCGCAACACTCAAGGCGTTTAAATAACAAATTATAACGCCTCTTTTGCCATCCAGAAAACCAAAACGAACTAAATATTGATTTAGAAATTGATATACTGGACGAACATAAAAATGGAAGTAATTAGGACTCGTTTTTTTTAATACTTCTTCCTGCGCTTTTAATTGTCCGTAGAAAATCATTTTTTGCTTATAATCTTCATAATTTGAGTATGAATGATGAATAAGCTTGTTTTTTAGCTTTCCGGTTTTTCCGTTTACGATTAATTTTTCGTGAACGATTTTTTTGATATTATAACTGGCATTTTCTCTTTTAAAAAGACGAATTATTTTATCTGTTTGCCATCCGCTAAAGCGTAATTTTTTGTTTTCGAACATGAAATTACGACGCATGAAATAAGCAGAATCACTATTTTTTTTATTGATTACAAGGCTAATTTCTTCCTGAAGTTCCGGTGTTAGTCTTTCGTCAGCATCCATAAAAAGTATCCATGAATTTGACGCCAGACTTAAAGCATAATTGCGTTGAGAAGCAAAATTATCAAAAGAACGTTGAACCGTTTTTACGTTCGGGAAAGAAGTTGCTATTTCAAAAGTTTTGTCTGTGCTGAAAGAATCTACAACGATAATTTCATCGGCGAAAGCCAAATGATCGAGAACAGTTTTTATATTTTGTTCTTCATTATAGGTAATTACCAATGCCGTTAAAAGTTGTTTTTCTTGTAAAATCATTCTGCAGAAGAGCTAAGATTTTGCTTTAAAAACAATTCGATTTTATCCTTAAAAAATTCAGGTTTAAATTCCTGATATAAAGACAAAGATTCTTTCTTAAGCATTTTTTCTGTTTTTTGTTCGAACAAATCAGAACGATAATCATTTAGATGTACAGAAAGATGCTGAATTCCATCTTCAAAAGTAGCCCAGATTTTCTTTTCGATCCAAGGAGAAAAAATAATAAAAGAGGGTTTGTTCAATGCTTTTGCCATATTTATAGCGCCGCCATCGTTACCAATAA
This genomic interval carries:
- the glf gene encoding UDP-galactopyranose mutase, which gives rise to MKKQYDYLIIGSGLFGSVFAHEATKAGKKCLVIDKREHTGGNVYCENIEGINVHKYGAHIFHTNDKGLWDYVNQFVEFNNYVNSPLSLSKGKLYNLPFNMNTFYQLWGTKTPQEAKAKIEEQVAMYGVENPQNLEEQALSLAGKDIYDNFIKEYTEKQWGRKATELPAFIIKRLPVRFTFDNNYFNDKYQGIPIGGYNKLIEGLLEGIEVVTNTDYFADRAKFDAIADKIVYSGKIDEYFDYKLGVLEYRSLHFENEVLDTDNFQGNAVVNYNDASYKFTRIIEHKHFEFGKQSKTVITKEYPQEWNPSNEAFYPINDDKNQALFEEYKELSLKEENVIFGGRLSEYKYYDMHQVIAMALTRSKKELNND
- a CDS encoding Kdo domain containing protein, with protein sequence MKKSIILNTSFISDHKELLKAIENFDSSGTLFGNGDRNQIKLFKIDDKTVNIKSFKVPHLINKIAYKYFRKSKARRSYEYANALLKFGIGTPSPIAFCENFSIVGLDKSYYASEHLTCDLTYRELVEVPDFPDHDAILRQFTKFTFDLHEKGVEFLDHSPGNTLIKKVSENKYEFFLVDLNRMNFHDSMSFEQRMNNFSRLTPQKGMIATMSNEYAKFYKDKTEAEIFEKMWQATSDFQEGFAKKKRLKKKLKFWKKS
- a CDS encoding glycosyltransferase family 2 protein, which encodes MILQEKQLLTALVITYNEEQNIKTVLDHLAFADEIIVVDSFSTDKTFEIATSFPNVKTVQRSFDNFASQRNYALSLASNSWILFMDADERLTPELQEEISLVINKKNSDSAYFMRRNFMFENKKLRFSGWQTDKIIRLFKRENASYNIKKIVHEKLIVNGKTGKLKNKLIHHSYSNYEDYKQKMIFYGQLKAQEEVLKKTSPNYFHFYVRPVYQFLNQYLVRFGFLDGKRGVIICYLNALSVAVRFQELKKIRAKS